The following are encoded in a window of Mycosarcoma maydis chromosome 10, whole genome shotgun sequence genomic DNA:
- a CDS encoding putative transcription initiation factor iia gamma chain: MASTSANKQLYYELYRRSSIGMQLTDALDELIQSGHINPVLAMRVLNEFDKAIATNLAKNVKAKSQLKGHLKDYRLCEEVWTFRVRNATLKLDNAEILDVDKVKIVACKMADSTTK; the protein is encoded by the exons ATGGCTTCGACAAGCGCAAACAAGCAGCTCTACTACGAGCTGTACAGGCGGTCTTC catcggcatGCAACTCACCGATGCACTAGACGAACTTATCCAGTCCGGACACATCAATCCGGTGCTCGCCATGCGTGTTCTCAACGAGTTCGACAAAGCCATCGCTACCAACCTCGCCAAAAATGTCAAGGCGAAAAGTCAACTCAAG GGCCACCTCAAAGACTACCGTCTCTGCGAAGAAGTCTGGACGTTCAGAGTTCGTAATGCGACGCTCAAACTCGACAATGCCGAGATCTTGGATgtcgacaaggtcaagatCGTCGCTTGCAAAATGGCAGATAGTACCACCAAGTGA